One window of Desulfarculus baarsii DSM 2075 genomic DNA carries:
- a CDS encoding efflux RND transporter periplasmic adaptor subunit — MTQLNRSITRPLKRLAGAALAALALFTAGCSQNEYQPPPPPAVTVATPTVKDVTFYAEYTGYTKAQESVDIRARVEGFLESMHFEPSSQVKAGQLLFIIDPRTYVALRDQAKGDLAQCEAELQLAKATLTRKENAFKERAVSEVDVIQARAEKAKAEAAIEAAKASLQSAEINLGYTRIHAPIAGRISRNLIDVGNLVGAGEKTLLTNIVDDDPIYVYFNISENDILQYRKYSDQTPDPRDDKGQAKAYLALAMDEGYPHEGYLDYMDNAVDPNTGTIQVRGVFPNGHGDILPGFFARVRIPLGVRKNAVLTPEVAVAADQGGNYLLLVDDKNVVQYRKVTTGPNEGDMRVILSGLKAGERVIVAGVQRSRPGMQVTPQEQNATQTPAKPASATGQK, encoded by the coding sequence ATGACGCAGCTCAATCGATCGATCACGAGGCCGCTCAAGCGCCTGGCCGGCGCGGCGCTGGCCGCCCTTGCCTTGTTCACGGCGGGTTGCTCGCAAAACGAGTATCAGCCGCCGCCGCCGCCGGCGGTGACCGTGGCCACGCCCACCGTCAAGGACGTGACCTTCTACGCCGAATACACCGGCTACACCAAGGCCCAGGAGTCGGTCGACATCCGGGCCAGGGTCGAGGGCTTTTTGGAGAGCATGCATTTCGAGCCCAGCAGCCAGGTGAAGGCCGGGCAGCTTCTGTTTATCATCGACCCGCGCACCTACGTGGCCCTGCGCGACCAGGCCAAGGGCGACCTGGCCCAGTGCGAGGCCGAGTTGCAACTGGCCAAGGCCACGCTGACGCGCAAGGAAAACGCCTTCAAGGAGCGCGCCGTCAGCGAGGTTGACGTGATCCAGGCCCGGGCCGAAAAAGCCAAGGCCGAGGCGGCCATCGAGGCGGCCAAGGCCAGCCTGCAGTCGGCCGAAATCAACCTTGGCTACACCCGCATCCACGCGCCCATCGCCGGACGCATCTCGCGCAACCTGATCGACGTGGGCAACCTGGTCGGCGCGGGCGAAAAAACGCTTCTGACCAACATCGTCGACGACGACCCCATCTACGTCTACTTCAACATCTCCGAAAACGACATCCTGCAATACCGCAAATACTCCGACCAGACCCCCGACCCCCGCGACGACAAGGGCCAGGCCAAGGCCTATCTGGCCCTGGCCATGGACGAAGGCTACCCTCACGAAGGATACCTGGATTACATGGACAACGCCGTCGACCCCAACACCGGCACCATCCAGGTGCGCGGCGTCTTTCCCAACGGCCACGGCGACATCTTACCCGGCTTTTTCGCGCGGGTGCGCATCCCGCTGGGCGTGCGGAAAAACGCCGTGCTCACGCCGGAAGTGGCCGTGGCCGCCGATCAGGGCGGTAATTATCTGTTGTTGGTAGACGACAAGAACGTCGTGCAATATCGCAAGGTCACCACCGGCCCCAACGAGGGCGACATGCGCGTGATCCTCAGTGGGCTCAAGGCCGGCGAGCGGGTCATCGTCGCTGGCGTGCAACGATCACGGCCGGGCATGCAGGTCACGCCACAAGAGCAAAACGCCACGCAGACCCCGGCCAAACCGGCCTCGGCCACCGGCCAGAAGTGA
- a CDS encoding efflux RND transporter permease subunit: MFSRFFINRPIFAAVVSIVIVLGGLITLSTLPIAQYPNIEPPTVTVKANYPGANAKVVADTVAAPIEQQVNGVEGMIYMSSVSASDGSYSLTVTFETGVDLDMASVLVQNRVAIATNSLPEDVKRLGVTTMKQSTNFAAMITLVSEDGRYDDIYLCNYATINVRDELSRIYGAGSVNVIGAGDYSMRLWLNPEKMRYLGLTAADVVNAVSAQNVQVAAGIVGQPPAPKDQAFQYTVTVLGRLEDVGQFENIVVKTGADGRLVRVRDVGRVELGSVSYTTGSQRDGKPAALIMVYQLPGSNLLDLTDNISAKMEELSKRFPESINYQITYNAADVVHASIDEIVETLVIAAILVILTVYVFLQDLRATLIPAITIPVSLIGTFLVMAILGFSINTLTLFGLVLAIGIVVDDAIVVVENVARNIDETGLAPKEATIKAMQEVTGPVIATTAVLLAVFVPTAFMGGMTGILYKQFALTIATATFFSSINALTLSPALCALVLRPTPEHHRGFFAWFNTVMQKATGGYLSTVSLSIKRMGLAMVVFLIIGGLAFFGIVRTPTGFVPEEDQGYLMVNVQLPDAASLERTVAVMERLNKIIAATPGVDHFITVRGYSFLDGAANSNVGGIVVVFKPWDERTTPETDQYAILTHLQRQFSQVQEAIIFAFLTPALPGLGNTGGFEMQLQDRGGLGLASLQQMAAELVQDGNAQAGLSNLYTSIRVNVPQIFADVDREKVLSMGVPLSSVFNTLQAYLGSAYVNDFNKFGRTFHVTLQADSAFRSQPKDIGQLQVRNAQGQMLPLGTLVKIRQSLGPQLISRFNVYESATIQGSAAPGYSSGQALELMTKMADAKLPSQMGFQWSGMSYQEVATGSQAVFIFGIAVVFVYLFLAAQYESWKIPFSVILAVPLALFGAFAAIMARGLDNNVYTQIGLVLLIGLATKNAILIVEFAKEAHEQRGLGPMEAAIEAARLRFRPILMTAFAFILGVVPLLIASGAGAGSRRALGTAVFGGMLAATILGVVFVPTLFVAIENLAQRLGKKKKPPQG, from the coding sequence ATGTTTTCGCGATTTTTCATCAACAGGCCGATCTTCGCGGCGGTGGTGTCGATCGTCATCGTGCTGGGCGGCCTGATCACCCTCAGCACCCTGCCCATCGCCCAGTACCCCAACATCGAGCCGCCCACCGTCACCGTCAAGGCCAACTATCCCGGAGCCAACGCCAAGGTCGTCGCCGACACCGTGGCCGCGCCCATCGAGCAGCAGGTCAACGGCGTCGAGGGCATGATCTACATGTCCAGCGTCAGCGCCTCCGACGGCAGCTACTCGCTCACCGTCACCTTCGAGACCGGCGTCGACCTGGACATGGCCTCGGTGCTGGTGCAAAACCGCGTGGCCATCGCCACCAACTCGCTGCCCGAGGACGTCAAGCGCCTGGGCGTGACCACCATGAAGCAATCGACCAACTTCGCGGCCATGATCACCCTGGTCTCGGAGGACGGACGCTACGACGACATCTACCTGTGCAACTACGCCACCATCAACGTGCGCGACGAGCTCAGCCGCATCTACGGCGCGGGCTCGGTCAACGTCATCGGCGCCGGCGACTACAGCATGCGCCTGTGGCTCAACCCCGAGAAAATGCGCTACCTGGGCCTGACCGCCGCCGACGTGGTCAACGCCGTCAGCGCCCAGAACGTCCAGGTGGCCGCCGGCATCGTCGGCCAGCCGCCCGCGCCCAAGGACCAGGCCTTTCAATACACCGTCACCGTTTTGGGCCGGCTGGAGGACGTGGGCCAGTTCGAAAACATCGTCGTCAAGACCGGGGCCGACGGCCGGCTGGTGCGCGTGCGCGACGTGGGCCGGGTGGAGTTGGGCTCGGTGAGCTACACCACCGGCAGCCAGCGCGACGGCAAGCCCGCCGCCCTGATCATGGTCTACCAGCTGCCCGGCTCCAACCTGCTGGACCTGACCGACAACATCAGCGCCAAGATGGAAGAGCTCAGCAAGCGCTTCCCCGAGAGCATCAATTATCAGATTACCTACAACGCCGCCGACGTGGTCCACGCCTCCATCGACGAGATCGTCGAGACCCTGGTCATCGCCGCCATTCTGGTGATACTCACCGTCTACGTCTTTTTGCAGGATCTGCGGGCCACGCTGATCCCGGCCATCACCATCCCGGTTTCGCTGATCGGCACGTTTTTGGTCATGGCCATTCTGGGCTTTTCGATCAACACGCTCACGCTTTTTGGCTTGGTGCTAGCCATCGGCATTGTCGTCGACGACGCCATCGTGGTGGTCGAAAACGTCGCGCGCAACATCGACGAAACGGGCCTGGCGCCCAAGGAAGCCACCATCAAGGCCATGCAGGAGGTCACCGGCCCGGTCATCGCCACCACCGCCGTCTTGCTGGCGGTGTTCGTGCCCACCGCCTTCATGGGCGGCATGACCGGCATCCTCTACAAGCAGTTCGCCCTGACCATCGCGACGGCCACCTTTTTCAGCTCCATCAACGCCCTGACCCTCAGCCCGGCCCTCTGCGCGCTGGTGCTGCGGCCCACGCCCGAGCATCACCGGGGCTTTTTCGCCTGGTTCAACACGGTGATGCAAAAGGCCACCGGAGGTTATCTCTCCACCGTGAGCCTTTCGATCAAGCGCATGGGCCTGGCCATGGTGGTCTTTCTGATCATCGGCGGGCTGGCCTTTTTCGGCATCGTGCGCACGCCCACCGGCTTCGTGCCCGAGGAAGACCAGGGCTATCTGATGGTCAACGTCCAGTTGCCCGACGCGGCCTCCCTGGAGCGCACGGTGGCGGTGATGGAGCGCCTCAACAAGATCATCGCCGCCACGCCGGGCGTGGATCACTTCATCACCGTGCGGGGTTATTCGTTCCTCGACGGCGCGGCCAACTCCAACGTGGGCGGCATCGTGGTCGTCTTCAAGCCCTGGGACGAGCGCACCACGCCCGAGACCGACCAATACGCCATCCTCACCCACCTGCAACGGCAGTTTTCCCAGGTGCAAGAGGCCATCATCTTCGCCTTCCTGACCCCGGCCCTGCCCGGCCTGGGCAACACCGGCGGCTTCGAGATGCAGTTGCAGGATCGCGGCGGCCTGGGCCTGGCCTCGCTGCAACAGATGGCCGCCGAACTGGTGCAGGACGGCAACGCCCAGGCCGGCCTGAGCAACCTCTACACCAGCATCCGCGTCAACGTGCCCCAGATCTTCGCCGACGTCGACCGCGAGAAAGTCTTGTCCATGGGCGTGCCGCTTAGTTCGGTCTTCAACACGCTCCAGGCCTATCTGGGCTCGGCCTATGTCAACGACTTCAACAAGTTCGGCCGCACCTTCCACGTCACGCTCCAGGCCGATTCGGCCTTCCGCTCCCAGCCCAAGGATATCGGCCAGCTCCAGGTGCGCAACGCCCAGGGCCAGATGCTGCCTTTGGGCACCCTGGTCAAGATCCGCCAGTCCCTGGGCCCCCAGCTTATCTCGCGCTTCAACGTCTACGAATCGGCCACCATCCAGGGTTCGGCCGCGCCGGGCTATAGCTCGGGCCAGGCCCTGGAGCTGATGACCAAGATGGCCGACGCCAAACTGCCCTCGCAGATGGGCTTCCAGTGGTCTGGCATGTCGTACCAGGAAGTGGCCACCGGCAGCCAGGCCGTGTTCATTTTCGGCATCGCGGTGGTGTTTGTGTATCTGTTCCTGGCCGCCCAATACGAAAGCTGGAAGATCCCCTTCTCGGTGATCCTGGCGGTGCCCCTGGCCCTGTTCGGGGCCTTCGCGGCGATCATGGCCCGTGGGCTCGACAACAACGTCTACACCCAAATCGGCCTGGTGCTGTTGATCGGCCTGGCCACCAAAAACGCCATCCTCATCGTCGAGTTCGCCAAGGAGGCCCACGAGCAACGTGGCCTCGGCCCCATGGAGGCGGCCATCGAGGCCGCGCGCCTACGCTTCCGGCCCATCCTGATGACCGCCTTCGCCTTCATTTTGGGCGTGGTGCCGCTGTTGATCGCCAGCGGGGCCGGCGCGGGCAGCCGGCGAGCCCTGGGCACGGCGGTCTTTGGCGGGATGCTGGCGGCGACGATTCTGGGCGTGGTCTTCGTGCCGACGCTGTTTGTGGCCATCGAAAATCTGGCCCAGCGCCTGGGCAAAAAGAAAAAACCGCCCCAAGGCTAG
- a CDS encoding amidase: MPDHDELAFLDATAQAELVRKGELTPSELLESAIARAEKLNPTLNAIITPLYDLARQTAAGPLPDGPFKGAPFLLKDIMAAQAGVPQACGTAALKGHAPKRDATLTARYKAAGLVIFGRTNTPEFGLLPTTEPRLFGPTKNPWALERTPGGSSGGSAAAVAAGLAPMAHANDGGGSIRIPASCCGLFGLKPTRARNPKGPVVGDAMGGMLEEHALTRSVRDSALLLDCTSGPEPGDPYWAPPKERPYIQEAATEPGRLRIAFSAKTAAGGPVHPDCLAAMESAAKLCAELGHIVEEDAPSLRGQQDMGRLFTILWTAGLVGNIHAVAMVTGKKPDPADYEPLTWALYQRGLEVKAGDYLNVVAATQLWSRQMAAFMARHDVWLTPTLAEPPLPLGSFDVVNNKPMDAWTRGAAFVPYTPLQNCTGQPAMSVPLYWNDQGLPIGCHFVGRFGDEATLFRLAGQLERARPWAGRRPPLDAA, from the coding sequence ATGCCCGACCACGACGAACTGGCCTTTTTGGACGCCACCGCCCAGGCCGAGCTGGTGCGCAAAGGCGAGCTGACCCCCAGCGAGCTGCTGGAGTCGGCCATCGCCCGCGCCGAAAAACTAAACCCCACCCTCAACGCCATCATCACGCCCCTTTACGACCTGGCCCGCCAGACGGCGGCCGGGCCCTTGCCCGATGGGCCCTTCAAGGGCGCGCCGTTTTTGCTCAAAGACATCATGGCCGCCCAGGCTGGCGTGCCCCAGGCCTGCGGGACCGCCGCGCTCAAAGGCCACGCGCCCAAGCGCGACGCCACCCTCACCGCGCGCTACAAGGCCGCCGGCCTGGTCATTTTCGGCCGCACCAACACGCCGGAGTTTGGCCTGCTGCCCACCACCGAGCCGCGCCTGTTCGGCCCCACCAAAAATCCTTGGGCCCTGGAGCGCACGCCCGGCGGCTCCAGCGGCGGCTCGGCCGCGGCGGTGGCCGCCGGTCTGGCCCCCATGGCCCACGCTAACGACGGCGGCGGCTCGATCCGCATCCCGGCCTCGTGTTGCGGCCTGTTTGGCCTCAAGCCCACCAGGGCCCGCAACCCCAAGGGGCCCGTGGTCGGCGACGCCATGGGCGGCATGCTTGAGGAGCACGCCCTCACCCGCTCGGTGCGCGACAGCGCCTTGCTGCTCGACTGCACCAGCGGCCCCGAGCCCGGCGACCCCTATTGGGCCCCGCCCAAGGAGCGCCCTTATATCCAGGAAGCAGCCACCGAGCCCGGCCGGCTGCGCATCGCTTTTTCGGCCAAGACCGCGGCCGGCGGGCCGGTGCATCCAGACTGCCTGGCGGCCATGGAAAGCGCGGCCAAGCTCTGCGCCGAGTTGGGCCACATCGTCGAGGAGGACGCGCCCAGCCTGCGCGGCCAGCAGGACATGGGCCGGCTGTTCACCATCTTGTGGACCGCCGGCCTGGTGGGCAACATCCACGCCGTGGCCATGGTCACCGGCAAAAAGCCAGACCCGGCCGACTACGAGCCCCTGACCTGGGCGCTCTATCAGCGGGGCCTGGAAGTCAAGGCCGGCGATTATCTAAACGTCGTGGCCGCCACCCAGCTCTGGTCCCGCCAGATGGCCGCCTTCATGGCGCGCCACGACGTGTGGCTGACGCCGACCCTGGCCGAGCCGCCCCTGCCGCTGGGCTCCTTTGACGTGGTGAACAACAAGCCCATGGACGCCTGGACCAGGGGCGCGGCCTTCGTGCCCTACACGCCGCTGCAAAACTGCACCGGCCAGCCGGCCATGAGCGTGCCGTTATATTGGAACGACCAGGGCCTGCCCATCGGCTGCCACTTCGTGGGCCGCTTTGGCGACGAGGCCACGCTGTTTCGCCTGGCTGGCCAGTTGGAGCGGGCGCGGCCCTGGGCCGGTCGCCGGCCGCCGCTGGACGCCGCGTAA
- a CDS encoding enoyl-CoA hydratase/isomerase family protein produces the protein MDLRFLLLEIGHGVATVTIHRPDKGNALAPEVLEELTEVFEGLGRMAEVNVAVLTGGEKFFSAGFDLNFIRTLEKVSNEAFTALFHRAYRAIMFCPQPVIAAVGGPAIAGGFDLSLMCDIRYASQRAKFGQREIALSLTPIMDPLWRVIGLGRAMEVALTGRIYDAAEALAMGYVSKVFPTGELLENVGQIARQMASYDRQCLAETKRLGQTIVNHDLDGAMKLQEWLFRGYIGSEDNHQRVDALLASLKK, from the coding sequence ATGGATTTACGATTTTTGCTGCTGGAGATCGGCCACGGCGTGGCCACGGTGACCATCCACCGCCCTGACAAGGGCAACGCCCTGGCCCCCGAGGTGTTGGAGGAGCTGACCGAAGTCTTCGAGGGCCTGGGCCGGATGGCCGAGGTCAACGTGGCGGTGCTCACCGGCGGAGAGAAGTTCTTTTCGGCCGGCTTTGACCTCAACTTCATCCGCACGCTGGAAAAGGTCTCCAACGAGGCCTTCACGGCGCTGTTTCACCGGGCTTACCGGGCGATCATGTTCTGCCCCCAGCCGGTGATCGCCGCCGTGGGCGGCCCGGCCATCGCCGGCGGTTTTGACCTGAGCCTGATGTGCGACATCCGCTACGCCTCCCAGCGGGCCAAGTTTGGCCAGCGCGAGATCGCCCTGTCGCTGACGCCGATCATGGACCCGCTGTGGCGCGTCATCGGCCTGGGCCGGGCCATGGAGGTGGCGCTCACCGGGCGCATCTACGACGCGGCCGAGGCCCTGGCCATGGGCTACGTCAGCAAGGTCTTCCCCACCGGCGAGCTGCTGGAAAACGTCGGCCAGATCGCCCGCCAGATGGCCTCCTACGACCGCCAGTGCCTGGCCGAGACCAAGCGCCTGGGCCAGACCATCGTCAACCACGACCTGGACGGGGCCATGAAGCTGCAAGAGTGGCTCTTCCGTGGCTATATCGGCTCGGAGGACAATCACCAGCGGGTTGACGCCCTGCTGGCCAGCCTGAAAAAATAA
- a CDS encoding carboxyl transferase domain-containing protein, which produces MHRYFRQMPPLDLGRDPAPDQANRQRLAAIEQEIAALAAAPRQAGTPDEDVHRRGQLTVWERLAALVEPGSLRPLLSLYDPEQNEEGLTGVVCALGRISGRWCVVAGFDNKSLAGAWLPGQPEKKLRVTDLATRLRLPLVWLVNCSGVKLSQQHRVYGGRRGGGANFFRHAEMAVAGLPVLAGVFGSNPAGGGYQACSPTLIIAHDKAEMSAGGGAVLGGMGGAGPFDIDQAMELIAEMARRQADPPGTAATHFDVTGFFREIYPSEPEVLAALQQRVAQLPAFDPAFFRVDDPAPPLAPADELYDILPLDNDRPYKIEQILARLVDGSSHREYRRDFGPEIYCGLVKLAGLAVGLVANRQGELPAGYPAYAAGAYQGRGGTIFRDGLLKMAEFTTLCGRDRLPMIWLQDHDGLDLGDLAERAEVLGLGQSLVYSIQQSGLPMLAVVLRKGTVAPHYQMGGPPANRNNALTLGLASSEIYVMRPRTAAAAALGRKLARQHEKGLPLEPVIAQMNAMIADYHDKARPAYLAQAGLVDEVARLADLRAYLTAFAEAAYQNPASLCPQHQMILPRLCAL; this is translated from the coding sequence ATGCATCGTTATTTTCGCCAGATGCCCCCACTGGATCTGGGCCGCGACCCGGCCCCGGACCAGGCCAACCGCCAGCGCCTGGCGGCTATCGAACAAGAGATCGCCGCCCTGGCCGCCGCCCCGCGCCAGGCCGGCACGCCAGACGAAGACGTGCACAGGCGCGGCCAACTGACCGTGTGGGAGCGCCTGGCCGCCCTGGTCGAGCCGGGCAGTTTGCGGCCGCTGCTTAGCCTCTACGACCCCGAGCAAAACGAGGAAGGCCTCACCGGCGTGGTCTGCGCCCTGGGCCGCATCAGCGGGCGCTGGTGCGTGGTGGCCGGCTTTGACAACAAATCGCTGGCCGGGGCCTGGCTGCCGGGCCAGCCCGAAAAAAAGCTGCGCGTGACCGATCTGGCCACGCGACTGCGCCTGCCGCTGGTCTGGCTGGTCAACTGCTCGGGCGTCAAGCTCAGCCAGCAGCACCGTGTCTACGGCGGCCGGCGAGGCGGCGGGGCCAATTTTTTCCGCCACGCCGAGATGGCCGTGGCCGGTCTGCCGGTGCTGGCCGGCGTGTTCGGCTCCAACCCGGCCGGTGGCGGCTATCAGGCCTGTAGCCCCACGCTGATCATCGCCCACGACAAGGCCGAGATGAGCGCCGGCGGCGGCGCGGTGCTGGGCGGCATGGGCGGGGCCGGGCCCTTTGACATCGATCAGGCCATGGAGTTGATCGCCGAGATGGCCCGCCGCCAGGCCGATCCGCCCGGCACGGCGGCCACGCACTTTGACGTCACCGGCTTTTTCCGCGAGATCTATCCCAGCGAGCCCGAGGTGTTGGCCGCCCTGCAACAGCGCGTGGCCCAGTTGCCGGCCTTTGATCCGGCCTTTTTTCGCGTGGACGACCCCGCCCCGCCCCTGGCCCCGGCCGACGAGCTTTATGACATCCTGCCCCTGGACAACGACCGGCCCTACAAGATAGAACAGATTCTGGCCCGGCTGGTGGACGGATCGAGCCACCGGGAGTATCGCCGGGATTTCGGGCCGGAGATCTATTGCGGCCTGGTCAAGCTGGCCGGCCTGGCCGTGGGCCTGGTTGCCAACCGCCAGGGCGAACTGCCCGCCGGCTATCCGGCCTACGCCGCCGGGGCCTATCAGGGCCGGGGCGGCACGATCTTCCGCGACGGGCTGCTCAAGATGGCCGAGTTCACCACCCTCTGCGGCCGCGACCGCCTGCCCATGATCTGGCTGCAAGACCACGACGGCCTGGACCTGGGCGATCTGGCCGAGCGGGCCGAGGTGCTGGGCCTGGGCCAGAGCCTGGTCTACAGCATCCAGCAATCGGGCCTGCCGATGCTGGCGGTGGTGCTGCGCAAGGGCACGGTGGCCCCGCACTATCAGATGGGCGGCCCGCCGGCCAACCGCAACAACGCCCTGACCCTGGGCCTGGCCAGCAGCGAGATCTACGTCATGCGGCCGCGCACCGCCGCCGCCGCCGCCCTGGGGCGCAAGTTGGCCCGCCAGCACGAAAAAGGCCTGCCTCTGGAGCCGGTTATCGCGCAGATGAACGCCATGATCGCCGATTATCACGACAAGGCGCGGCCGGCCTATCTGGCCCAGGCCGGCCTGGTCGACGAGGTGGCGCGCCTGGCCGATCTGCGCGCCTATCTCACGGCCTTTGCCGAGGCGGCCTATCAAAACCCCGCCTCGTTGTGTCCTCAGCACCAGATGATCTTGCCGCGCCTGTGCGCGCTTTGA
- the acd gene encoding glutaryl-CoA dehydrogenase Acd, with protein sequence MHFALSDELAMLREAARKFAQEKIAPFADKWDAEHYFPYHEAVLPMAELGFFGTVIPEEYGGNAMGWLATMILSEEIARASSGLRVQVNLQELGCAHAILRHGTDRAKERYIPKLVSAQWLGGFAITEPNAGSDVMAISSVAVDKGDHFELSGAKTWISNAPVADCVVFYAYTDRAAGSKGLSAFVVDLKDNPAVRVSTLDKLGSHCSPTGEIVLDGARVPRENLLGRPGDGAKIVFGSLNQTRLQAAAGGVGLAQACLDQAVAYANSREQFGRPIAQNQMIQDQIARMATEVECARLLVYRAAWQKDQGRLDNGREVAMAKYKAGEVAAMCAEQAMRILGAYGYSTEYPVARYHRDAPTYYMVEGSANICKWIVALDELGLRKAGR encoded by the coding sequence ATGCACTTCGCGCTCAGCGACGAACTGGCCATGCTGCGTGAGGCCGCGCGCAAGTTCGCCCAGGAAAAGATCGCCCCCTTTGCCGACAAATGGGACGCCGAGCACTATTTCCCCTATCACGAGGCCGTCTTGCCCATGGCCGAGCTGGGCTTTTTCGGCACGGTCATCCCAGAGGAATACGGCGGCAACGCCATGGGCTGGCTGGCGACGATGATCCTCAGCGAAGAGATTGCCCGGGCCTCCAGCGGGCTGCGCGTGCAGGTCAATCTGCAAGAGCTGGGCTGCGCCCACGCCATTCTGCGCCATGGAACCGACCGGGCCAAGGAGCGCTACATCCCCAAGCTGGTCAGCGCCCAATGGCTGGGCGGCTTCGCCATCACCGAGCCCAACGCCGGCAGCGACGTGATGGCCATCAGCTCGGTGGCCGTGGACAAAGGCGATCACTTCGAACTGAGCGGGGCCAAGACCTGGATCAGCAACGCCCCCGTGGCCGACTGCGTGGTGTTCTACGCCTACACCGACCGCGCCGCCGGCTCCAAGGGCCTGAGCGCCTTCGTCGTCGACCTTAAAGACAACCCCGCCGTGCGCGTCAGCACCCTGGACAAGCTGGGCAGCCATTGCAGCCCCACCGGCGAGATCGTCCTCGACGGCGCGCGCGTGCCCCGCGAAAACCTCTTGGGCCGGCCCGGCGACGGGGCCAAGATCGTCTTCGGCTCGCTGAACCAGACCCGCCTGCAAGCCGCCGCCGGCGGCGTGGGCCTGGCCCAGGCCTGCCTGGATCAGGCCGTGGCCTACGCCAACAGCCGTGAGCAGTTCGGCCGGCCCATCGCCCAAAATCAGATGATCCAGGATCAGATAGCCCGCATGGCCACCGAGGTGGAGTGCGCGCGCCTGCTGGTTTACCGGGCGGCCTGGCAAAAGGACCAGGGCCGGCTGGACAACGGCCGCGAGGTGGCCATGGCCAAGTACAAGGCCGGCGAGGTGGCGGCCATGTGCGCCGAACAGGCCATGCGCATCCTGGGGGCCTATGGCTACTCCACCGAATACCCCGTGGCTCGTTATCACCGCGACGCGCCGACTTATTACATGGTCGAGGGCTCGGCCAACATCTGCAAGTGGATCGTGGCCCTGGACGAACTGGGCCTGCGCAAGGCCGGCCGCTAA
- a CDS encoding enoyl-CoA hydratase/isomerase family protein: MAELCSYVIEEQIAVVTIDHPPMNALDEATKEAIGRVFDELDQRRDELRAAILRGAGDKAFVAGADINSFLTLTPDAAKRRQKRTHAIVAKIEDFQWPVIAAIDGFCLGGGLELALCCDVRYAEEQSRFGFPEVNLAIFPGNGGTVRSLRHAPLGKVKELIFGGEMISAQEALACGLIEKVVPRGQALEAAMTLARRIAGRGPLGVAAAKKSINRARELSVAMGLESESDLWSGLCATEDQKEGARAFLEKRPPKFLGR, encoded by the coding sequence ATGGCCGAACTTTGCAGCTATGTCATCGAGGAACAGATCGCCGTGGTCACCATCGACCACCCGCCCATGAACGCCCTTGACGAGGCCACCAAGGAGGCCATCGGCCGCGTCTTCGACGAGCTGGACCAGCGCCGCGACGAGCTGCGCGCGGCGATCCTGCGCGGGGCCGGCGATAAGGCCTTCGTGGCCGGGGCCGACATCAATTCGTTCCTGACCCTCACGCCCGATGCGGCCAAGCGCCGCCAAAAGCGCACCCACGCCATCGTGGCCAAGATCGAGGACTTTCAGTGGCCGGTCATCGCCGCCATCGACGGTTTTTGCCTGGGCGGCGGGCTGGAGCTGGCCCTGTGCTGCGACGTGCGCTACGCCGAGGAGCAGTCCCGCTTCGGCTTTCCCGAGGTGAACCTGGCCATCTTTCCCGGCAACGGCGGCACCGTGCGCAGCCTGCGCCACGCGCCCCTGGGCAAGGTCAAGGAGCTGATTTTCGGCGGCGAGATGATCAGCGCCCAGGAGGCCCTGGCCTGCGGGCTCATCGAAAAGGTCGTGCCCCGGGGCCAGGCGCTGGAGGCGGCCATGACCCTGGCCCGGCGCATCGCCGGACGGGGGCCGCTGGGCGTGGCCGCGGCAAAAAAGAGCATCAACCGCGCCCGCGAGCTGAGCGTGGCCATGGGCCTGGAGAGCGAAAGCGACCTGTGGTCGGGCCTGTGCGCCACCGAGGATCAAAAAGAAGGCGCGCGGGCCTTTTTGGAAAAACGACCGCCCAAGTTCCTGGGCCGCTAG